The window AGTGAGGATCCCACAATGGCTCCAACTGTGCTCAGCAGAGAGATGAGACCGTGAAACCGACCCGGCCCCGCTGGTGccgctccctccctctggcCACATCGATCAGAATCAGACTTCATGTGCGTGTTCTTCTGCAGACGTGTGcggagatggagctgctgatgctgtctgGAGGTGTTCTGCTCGTGCTGGTCCTCAGCTTGTTCCTGGCCTACTGGTTCTGGCCTGGAGCCCTCCTGAAGGCCTACAACTGGTAAAGCCAAACTCCTGATCCTGGAGTCATTCCGGGTCAGTCCCGTTCTCACTGCCAATAATCCTGACCAGGTACTGGCGCTGGAGGCTGGGGCTGGTGGTCCGGTTCTCCTACAGCGGAAGTTACCGCTTCTGTTATTCCAGCCGCGgaacaccagggggcgccacacCGTCgatcctgctgctgcacggCTTCTCTGCCAACAAGGACATGTGGCTGCCTTTAGTCacggtaacacacacacacacgcacacacacacacgcacaaacacacgtattAGTTTAAGCACTGgagtgtttttctttcccagcACCTTCCCAGAAACCAGCACGTGGTGTGCGTGGACATGCCGGGCCACGAGGGGACCAGTCGCACAGGGGTGGAGGACTACAGCATCCAGGGTCAGGTCTTCAGGATCCACCAGGTTAGGAGTGCTAAATTGTCCCAGGTGTCTAAgctgtgatcatgtgaccccccccccccccccccgtctgcagTTTGTGCGGAGCGTCGGTCTGGATCAAAGACCCTTCCATCTGGCCGGGGCATCGATGGGCGGGAACGTCGCCGGCGTCTACGCCGCCACCTACCCCACGCAGCTCTCCAGCCTCACTCTGATTTGCCCCGCAGGTCCGGCAGGCGTCTGATCCACGAGCCAGCGTCAACCTCGGGACTCAAAGTGTGTTTTTGGTCCATCCTCCAGGTCTGGTTTACCCTAAAGAAACCAAGTTCATCAACCATCTCAGGAACATGGAGCAGAGTCAGCAAGAGCAGCAGATCCCTCTGATCCCCTCCACgatccaggagctggaggacatgcTGGCTCTCTGCTGCTACAACCGGCCCAATCTGCCCCGGCAGGTACTCCGCTGGGCCTCAATTCAGGGCCTCTTGATTTACTCCGCCTTCTGTTACGGAAACACGGATGTTTACGAGCTGCGTTTCTAATCTCAGGCCATGAAGGGTCTCCTTAGCAACAGAATCCCCAACAACAACTTCTACAAAGAAGGTCAGAAGCATCCCATTATCCTTGTTTGGTTCCAGCATGGGGTTAGCAGCACCAGCCTTCTccaacccgtgtgtgtgtgtgtgtgtgtgtgtgtgtgtgtggggttcaGTGTTCAAGGAGATCGTAGGAGAAAAGTCTCGCCACTCGCTGCAGGACAGCTTGCATCTGATCACAGCACCAGCGCAGGTGATCTGGGGGAAGGAGGACCAGGTAGGACGCTGCAAACGGACCGTTCCAACACCAAACAGAACCAAATATACCCGGTTCCTTTAAACACGGTTAAAACACGAACTTTAATATCAGCTAATATCACCGGTTCCAAGCAGGGAGAAAACTAATGGTCGTGTTGTTTATTGCTAATAAACTTGTGTCGGCCATCAGGTGGTGCACGTTTCCGGGGCAACGGTGCTGCAGGAAGCGCTGCCGAACTGCCAGGTGGACGTGCTGGAGAACTGCGGCCACTCCGTGGCGTTGGAGCGGCCCAGGAAGGCCGCGCAACTCCTCGCGGGCTTCCTGTCTGCGCAGGAAGTCGGCCGCGACGACGCCAAGAAGCGTTCCTGAAGAGGACGGCCGGGGTCACCGTGGAGACGGTGGCGGTTCACAGGACCGAGGTCATCGTGACGACGGAGGCAGGTTCAACCTCGACCAGCATCGGAGCACAAAGAGCCCAAGGGTTTGATTCACCCCCGTCAGACGGCACCTTCGCCACGTTTGCCGACTGCTTCATTTCATGCTTCGTATGTAGCATAAAGAATATACGTCTACCCTGCACGGGCAATAAAAGTGCATCTTTATTTGATACTCTAAACGTCTGCTCTCCTGGATCCGGTCATTTTCCAGAATCACATCCTCTCGGTGGCTGGGAGAATAAAGTTCCAACTCTGTGGCAACAGCCAATGTTTTCAGCTAGCTATTCTATAGCTAGCTATTCTCTAGGTAGCTATTCTATAGGTAGCTGTAAGTGAACGTCTCTCCACTGAGCTCCTCACGCCCTCTTTGATATGATCCTCACCGTCTAAAAGGAGCCTGTATGAGACATTAGTCAAGGACAGATTCTGTGCATGGTTTTATTCACAACTTCACTCCTGAAATTGATCGAAATTACAATTTAGTGATTAATGGCTTTTAAAAATAGGTGAAGGGAGCACGTGGTGTATATATAACTACGGGAATAGGATCAGACTCCGAGAGGCTGGAAAAGGCCCCAGTCAGATGCACCGGAGCACTTGACCCACCATCAAGAGATTGTCTGATCAATCCCCGGTACTTCATTCATCATTTGCAGCTGCCTAATCATTGGTTTTGCACTCAGCCccataaggtgtgtgtgtgtgtgtgtgtgtgtgcgtgtgtgtgtgggggggggtgtgaacAAGCTGAGGTTCTGGATTCATTTGACACATTCATAGCCGATTAGCACGTGCTGGAATCACATGAAAATTAGCCCAAAGCTGATGTTAAAACTCGTCCCATTGCCGTCCTTCCACCGAGCACGTCTCCACCGTGCACGTGGGAACGGTCAGGGCTGGCGGGGCCTAGTACTCGATGGTGACTGCCTTGGTCTTCAGGTATTCGTTGAGAGCCTCTTGACCTGTCGGGCGCAGCAGAGAGGGCGATAAGCCTGGTTTCCTTTTATGAAGTCAGTTCTTTCTGGACCCGGGCCGAGCCCACGTCCGGGTTCTTACCCAGGTCTTTGCCAAAGCCGGACTGTTTGAAGCCTCCGAACGGTGCCGCCACGTCCGTCTTGTTGTAGGTGTTGATGAAAACCGTGCCGGCGTTCAGCTTTTCACTGACGTAGAGAGCTTTGCTGATGTCCCGCGTGAAGACCCCCGACGCCAGGCCGTACTCGGTGTCGTTGGCCCTCCTCAGCACCTGGTCCACCTCACTGGGGCAGGGCGACAGTGGTGACGCTGAcagcatggaggaggaggacaaaaagGAACGGAATTTACCCGCTCTTGAACTTTGAAATGATCATGACGGGGCCGAACGATTCCTCCCGAGCGATGAACATGTGGTCTCGTACGTCGGTGAACACCGTGGGCTCGAAGAAgaaccctgcagacacaacagtCAGGATGTGGGTCGCACCGAGACCATGGCGGTACCGGCCCTACCTGCCCGCTGCACCTGCCTCCCACCGCACACCAAGGTGGCGCCCTCCTTGACGCCAGTCTGGCAATATTCCACAAGCTTGTCGAGGTGGGCTTTGTGGTTCTGAGGCCCGTGGTCTGTGGAGCGGTCCAGCGGGTCGCcgatcttcatcttcttcacctcttccaCCTGGAACACATCAGAAGCTTCAGGAGCTATTCTGGGGTCACTGTGTCACGCTTAGAGGAGCCCCTGAAGGCTTTTGTCCAATGTTGGACAAGTCTGGCTAGCGTTTACAGGGAGGTCCGTTTCCCCGGTTCTGGGAGGTGAGGGCACCAGAGAGGCACGTACCACTTTCTTCACAAACTGGTCGTGGATGGTTTCTTCCACAAACAGCCTGCCGGCCGCGATGCAGTTCTCTCCTTTGTTGAAGAACACCGAGCTCATTCcctgaaccacacacacacacacacgcacgcacgcacacacgcacacacacacacacacacacacacacagtgatgggTCTGACGTCCGTCATGAAGGAGCCATCAGAATCACGAGCCCAGGGGGCTTTACCATGCGCACGGCCTTGTCCATGTCACAGTCGCTGAAGATGATGAGAGGAGACTTCCCTCCCAGTTCCAGAGAGACCTTCTTCACGTTGCTAACTGCACAGCTTTGAAGAGCGGACGCAGGTCAGCAGGTCCACGCTCCTCCTGTTCAGCAGCTACCTTTAACTCACCTTTTCATGATCTGCTTCCCGATTTCGGTGGAGCCCGTGAAGCCCAGTTTCCGGACGTCGGGGTGGTCGGACAGGCGCTGACCCACCAGAGCACCTGCGAGGACAGGGGACACGGACGGTTGGGACGATGCTTGAGATTGAAATAGATCACATGACGGGTCTGTACCCGATCCAGGAAGGATGTTAACGACTCCTTTAGGCAGTCCCGCCCTTGCTGCTAACTCGGCAAACTTCAGTGCTGTGAGTGGCGTCACCTGCAAACGCAGATTTATTCCACACTTTCACTTTCAGTCTATTTTCACAATGGATTAGTTGAGGAGATGAAGCTAATGGACATTAATGTCCTGTCAAAGAGCAGActccctagccctagccctaaccctagccctaaccctaaccctagccctaacactagccctaaccctagccctaacactagccctagccctagccctaaccctagccctaaccctaaccctagccctaaccctaaccctagccctaacactagccctaac is drawn from Takifugu rubripes chromosome 19, fTakRub1.2, whole genome shotgun sequence and contains these coding sequences:
- the LOC101061228 gene encoding monoacylglycerol lipase abhd6-A-like isoform X1 produces the protein MKGCCVMWVKGEEEEPTEWRTVFTGWQPPQTCAEMELLMLSGGVLLVLVLSLFLAYWFWPGALLKAYNWYWRWRLGLVVRFSYSGSYRFCYSSRGTPGGATPSILLLHGFSANKDMWLPLVTHLPRNQHVVCVDMPGHEGTSRTGVEDYSIQGQVFRIHQFVRSVGLDQRPFHLAGASMGGNVAGVYAATYPTQLSSLTLICPAGLVYPKETKFINHLRNMEQSQQEQQIPLIPSTIQELEDMLALCCYNRPNLPRQAMKGLLSNRIPNNNFYKEVFKEIVGEKSRHSLQDSLHLITAPAQVIWGKEDQVVHVSGATVLQEALPNCQVDVLENCGHSVALERPRKAAQLLAGFLSAQEVGRDDAKKRS
- the LOC101061228 gene encoding monoacylglycerol lipase abhd6-A-like isoform X2; the encoded protein is MEDSLHWLATSTGQTCAEMELLMLSGGVLLVLVLSLFLAYWFWPGALLKAYNWYWRWRLGLVVRFSYSGSYRFCYSSRGTPGGATPSILLLHGFSANKDMWLPLVTHLPRNQHVVCVDMPGHEGTSRTGVEDYSIQGQVFRIHQFVRSVGLDQRPFHLAGASMGGNVAGVYAATYPTQLSSLTLICPAGLVYPKETKFINHLRNMEQSQQEQQIPLIPSTIQELEDMLALCCYNRPNLPRQAMKGLLSNRIPNNNFYKEVFKEIVGEKSRHSLQDSLHLITAPAQVIWGKEDQVVHVSGATVLQEALPNCQVDVLENCGHSVALERPRKAAQLLAGFLSAQEVGRDDAKKRS